A single region of the Cucumis melo cultivar AY chromosome 3, USDA_Cmelo_AY_1.0, whole genome shotgun sequence genome encodes:
- the LOC103488430 gene encoding uncharacterized protein LOC103488430 isoform X1 has product MELAQLEALCERLYNSQDSVERAHAENTLKCFSMNTDYISQCQYILDHALTPYALMLASSSLLKQVTDHSLALQLRLDIRGYLINYLATRGPDLQPFVSASLIQLLCRLTKFGWFDDDRFRDIVKESTNFLGQATSEHYAIGLKILNQLVSEMNQPNQGFPSTNHRRVACAFRDQALFQIFQISLTSLCQLKNDVAGRLQELALSLSLKCLSFDFVGTSIDESSEEFGTVQIPSSWKPVLEDPSTLQIFFDYYAITKAPLSKEALECLVRLASVRRSLFTNDAARSKFLAHLMTGTKEILQTGQGLVDHDNYHEYCRLLGRFRVNYQLTELVNVEGYSDWIRLVAEFTLKSLHSWQWASSSVYYLLGLWSRLVASVPYLKGDAPSLLDEFVPKITEGFITSRLNSVQAGLQDDLSENPLDNVEVLQDQLDCFPYLCRFQYETSSLCIINIVEPILRTYTERARLQGSDNSELSVIEAKLAWVVHIIAAIVKIKQCTGCSVESQEVLDAELSARVLQLINVTDNGLHSQRYSEASKQRLDRAILTFFQNFRKSYVGDQAMHSSKQLYARLSELLGLNDHLQLLNVIVSKIATNLKCYTESEEVIDHTLSLFLELASGYMTGKLLLKLDTVKFIVANHTREQFPFLEEYRCSRSRTTFYYTIGWLIFMEESPVKFKSSMEPLLQVFIKLESTPESMFRTDAVKYALIGLMRDLRGIAMATNSRRTYGLLFDWLYPAHILLLLKGISHWTDTPEVTTPLLKFMAEFVLNKAQRLTFDSSSPNGILLFREVSKLIVAYGSRILSLPNPADIYAFKYKGIWISLTILTRALAGNYVNFGVFELYGDRALSDALDIALKMTLSIPLADILAFRKLTRAYFAFLEVLFSSHIVFILNLDTSTFMHIAGSLESGLKGLDTNISSQCASAVDNLAAFYFNNITMGEAPSSPAAINLARHIVDCPTFFPEILKTLFEIVLFEDCGNQWSLSRPMLSLILISEQMFTDLKTQILASQAMDQHSRLSLCFEKLMADVTRSLDSKNKDKFTQNLTVFRHEFRLK; this is encoded by the exons ATGGAATTAGCTCAGTTAGAGGCATTGTGTGAAAGACTTTACAATTCTCAAGACTCTGTGGAGCGAGCCCATGCTGAAAACACTCTGAAATGCTTCTCCATGAATACTGATTACATTTCCCAGTGTCAATACATTCTCGACCATGCATTGACTCCCTATGCATTGATGCTTGCGAGTTCAAGCTTGCTGAAACAAGTCACCGATCATAGCCTAGCCCTGCAACTCCGTTTAGACATTC GAGGCTATCTTATTAACTACTTGGCCACTAGAGGGCCTGATTTGCAGCCTTTTGTCAGTGCATCTTTAATTCAGCTACTATGCCGACTCACTAAGTTCGGGTGGTTTGACGATGACCGGTTTCGAGACATTGTTAAAGAATCTACAAACTTCCTGGGACAG GCAACATCAGAACACTATGCTATTGGTTTGAAGATATTGAACCAACTTGTATCCGAGATGAATCAG CCTAATCAAGGATTCCCTTCAACAAATCATCGGAGAGTGGCTTGTGCCTTCAGGGACCAAGCGTTGTTCCAAATCTTCCAAATATCTTTAACATCCTTATGTCAGTTGAAGAACGATG TAGCTGGTCGTTTGCAAGAATTAGCACTTTCTCTGTCGCTTAAGtgtttatcttttgattttgttGGGACCTCAATTGATGAAAGCTCAGAAGAGTTTGGGACTGTTCAG ATTCCATCTTCTTGGAAGCCAGTTTTGGAGGACCCTTCGACCCTACAGATATTTTTTGATTACTATGCCATTACTAAAGCGCCTCTTTCCAAGGAG GCACTGGAATGCTTGGTGCGACTAGCTTCTGTAAGACGTTCTTTGTTTACTAATGATGCCGCTCGTTCAAAATTTTTGGCCCATCTGATGACAGGAACTAAAGAAATCCTACAAACTGGGCAAG GTTTGGTTGATCATGATAATTACCATGAATATTGCCGTCTTCTTGGACGTTTTAGAGTGAATTATCAG CTGACTGAGCTTGTCAATGTGGAGGGCTATAGTGATTGGATACGTTTGGTGGCAGAGTTTACTTTGAAGTCCTTGCATTCTTGGCAG TGGGCTAGCAGCAGCGTTTACTATCTCTTAGGGCTATGGTCCAGATTGGTAGCATCTGTTCCATATTTGAAAGGCGATGCTCCAAGTTTATTGGATGAGTTTGTTCCTAAAATCACTGAAGGTTTCATCACATCAAGGTTGAACTCTGTGCAG GCTGGATTACAGGATGATCTTTCTGAGAATCCATTAGACAATGTTGAAGTCTTGCAGGATCAACTGGATTGTTTTCCATACCTCTGCAGATTTCAG TATGAAACAAGTAGTTTGTGCATCATAAATATCGTGGAGCCCATATTGCGAACATATACG GAAAGAGCTCGGCTTCAAGGTAGTGATAACAGTGAACTTTCTGTGATTGAAGCCAAACTTGCATGGGTTGTTCATATTATAGCTGCTATCGTTAAGATAAAACAATGCACTGGTTGTAG TGTGGAATCACAGGAAGTTCTTGATGCTGAACTGTCAGCTCGTGTGTTGCAATTGATAAATGTTACAGACAACGGTCTACATAGCCAG AGGTACAGTGAAGCAAGCAAGCAAAGACTTGATCGAGCTATTCTTACCTTCTTCCAGAATTTTCGTAAGTCTTACGTGGGTGACCAGGCAATGCATTCCTCCAAg CAGTTATATGCGCGGTTGTCTGAACTCCTTGGACTTAATGATCATCTTCAACTGTTGAATGTGATTGTCAGCAAGATTGCAACAAATCTCAAGTGTTACACTGAG AGTGAGGAGGTCATTGATCACACTTTGAGTTTGTTTCTGGAGCTGGCATCTGG ATATATGACAGGGAAGCTGCTTTTGAAATTGGATACCGTTAAATTCATTGTTGCAAATCATACG aggGAGCAGTTTCCTTTCTTGGAAGAATATAGATGTTCACGCAGTAGGACAACCTTCTACTACACCATTGGCTGGTTAATTTTTATGGAGGAAAGCCCTGTTAAATTTAAATCCTCAATGGAACCACTGTTGCAG gttttTATCAAATTGGAATCAACTCCTGAGTCGATGTTTCGCACCGATGCTGTAAAATATGCACTTATTGGGTTGATGAGAGATCTCCGAGGGATTGCTATGGCTACAAACAG TCGCAGAACGTATGGACTTCTATTTGATTGGTTGTACCCTGCACATATCCTTCTCCTCTTGAAAGGCATTTCTCATTGGACAGACACGCCAGAG GTAACAACCCCATTATTGAAATTCATGGCTGAGTTTGTGTTAAACAAAGCACAACGCTTGACTTTTGACTCATCTTCTCCCAATGGCATACTTCTTTTCCGAGAAGTCAGCAAACTAATTGTTGCTTATGGATCAAGGATTTTATCTCTCCCAAACCCAGCTGATATATATGCCTTCAAATACAAGGGAATATGGATTTCATTGACTATTTTAACTAGAG CCCTTGCTGGAAACTATGTCAACTTCGGGGTTTTTGAACTCTATGGTGACCGAGCACTTTCTGATGCACTGGATATTGCTTTAAAGATGACACTTTCAATTCCTTTGGCTGACATATTGGCATTTCGAAAG CTGACCAGGGCTTATTTTGCTTTTCTGGAGGTTCTATTCAGCAGTCATATTGTTTTTATTCTAAATCTTGACACAAGCACGTTCATGCATATAGCTGGTTCCCTCGAATCTGGCCTCAAAGGTCTGGATACAAATATCTCATCTCAG TGTGCCTCGGCTGTTGATAACTTGGCAGCTTTCTATTTCAACAACATCACCATGGGAGAGGCTCCATCTTCACCTGCTGCAATTAACCTCGCTCGCCACATTGTTGATTGCCCCACTTTCTTTCCAGAA
- the LOC103488430 gene encoding uncharacterized protein LOC103488430 isoform X5, whose translation MELAQLEALCERLYNSQDSVERAHAENTLKCFSMNTDYISQCQYILDHALTPYALMLASSSLLKQVTDHSLALQLRLDIRGYLINYLATRGPDLQPFVSASLIQLLCRLTKFGWFDDDRFRDIVKESTNFLGQATSEHYAIGLKILNQLVSEMNQPNQGFPSTNHRRVACAFRDQALFQIFQISLTSLCQLKNDVAGRLQELALSLSLKCLSFDFVGTSIDESSEEFGTVQIPSSWKPVLEDPSTLQIFFDYYAITKAPLSKEALECLVRLASVRRSLFTNDAARSKFLAHLMTGTKEILQTGQGLVDHDNYHEYCRLLGRFRVNYQLTELVNVEGYSDWIRLVAEFTLKSLHSWQWASSSVYYLLGLWSRLVASVPYLKGDAPSLLDEFVPKITEGFITSRLNSVQDDLSENPLDNVEVLQDQLDCFPYLCRFQYETSSLCIINIVEPILRTYTERARLQGSDNSELSVIEAKLAWVVHIIAAIVKIKQCTGCSVESQEVLDAELSARVLQLINVTDNGLHSQRYSEASKQRLDRAILTFFQNFRKSYVGDQAMHSSKQLYARLSELLGLNDHLQLLNVIVSKIATNLKCYTESEEVIDHTLSLFLELASGYMTGKLLLKLDTVKFIVANHTREQFPFLEEYRCSRSRTTFYYTIGWLIFMEESPVKFKSSMEPLLQVFIKLESTPESMFRTDAVKYALIGLMRDLRGIAMATNSRRTYGLLFDWLYPAHILLLLKGISHWTDTPEVTTPLLKFMAEFVLNKAQRLTFDSSSPNGILLFREVSKLIVAYGSRILSLPNPADIYAFKYKGIWISLTILTRALAGNYVNFGVFELYGDRALSDALDIALKMTLSIPLADILAFRKLTRAYFAFLEVLFSSHIVFILNLDTSTFMHIAGSLESGLKGLDTNISSQCASAVDNLAAFYFNNITMGEAPSSPAAINLARHIVDCPTFFPEILKTLFEIVLFEDCGNQWSLSRPMLSLILISEQMFTDLKTQILASQAMDQHSRLSLCFEKLMADVTRSLDSKNKDKFTQNLTVFRHEFRLK comes from the exons ATGGAATTAGCTCAGTTAGAGGCATTGTGTGAAAGACTTTACAATTCTCAAGACTCTGTGGAGCGAGCCCATGCTGAAAACACTCTGAAATGCTTCTCCATGAATACTGATTACATTTCCCAGTGTCAATACATTCTCGACCATGCATTGACTCCCTATGCATTGATGCTTGCGAGTTCAAGCTTGCTGAAACAAGTCACCGATCATAGCCTAGCCCTGCAACTCCGTTTAGACATTC GAGGCTATCTTATTAACTACTTGGCCACTAGAGGGCCTGATTTGCAGCCTTTTGTCAGTGCATCTTTAATTCAGCTACTATGCCGACTCACTAAGTTCGGGTGGTTTGACGATGACCGGTTTCGAGACATTGTTAAAGAATCTACAAACTTCCTGGGACAG GCAACATCAGAACACTATGCTATTGGTTTGAAGATATTGAACCAACTTGTATCCGAGATGAATCAG CCTAATCAAGGATTCCCTTCAACAAATCATCGGAGAGTGGCTTGTGCCTTCAGGGACCAAGCGTTGTTCCAAATCTTCCAAATATCTTTAACATCCTTATGTCAGTTGAAGAACGATG TAGCTGGTCGTTTGCAAGAATTAGCACTTTCTCTGTCGCTTAAGtgtttatcttttgattttgttGGGACCTCAATTGATGAAAGCTCAGAAGAGTTTGGGACTGTTCAG ATTCCATCTTCTTGGAAGCCAGTTTTGGAGGACCCTTCGACCCTACAGATATTTTTTGATTACTATGCCATTACTAAAGCGCCTCTTTCCAAGGAG GCACTGGAATGCTTGGTGCGACTAGCTTCTGTAAGACGTTCTTTGTTTACTAATGATGCCGCTCGTTCAAAATTTTTGGCCCATCTGATGACAGGAACTAAAGAAATCCTACAAACTGGGCAAG GTTTGGTTGATCATGATAATTACCATGAATATTGCCGTCTTCTTGGACGTTTTAGAGTGAATTATCAG CTGACTGAGCTTGTCAATGTGGAGGGCTATAGTGATTGGATACGTTTGGTGGCAGAGTTTACTTTGAAGTCCTTGCATTCTTGGCAG TGGGCTAGCAGCAGCGTTTACTATCTCTTAGGGCTATGGTCCAGATTGGTAGCATCTGTTCCATATTTGAAAGGCGATGCTCCAAGTTTATTGGATGAGTTTGTTCCTAAAATCACTGAAGGTTTCATCACATCAAGGTTGAACTCTGTGCAG GATGATCTTTCTGAGAATCCATTAGACAATGTTGAAGTCTTGCAGGATCAACTGGATTGTTTTCCATACCTCTGCAGATTTCAG TATGAAACAAGTAGTTTGTGCATCATAAATATCGTGGAGCCCATATTGCGAACATATACG GAAAGAGCTCGGCTTCAAGGTAGTGATAACAGTGAACTTTCTGTGATTGAAGCCAAACTTGCATGGGTTGTTCATATTATAGCTGCTATCGTTAAGATAAAACAATGCACTGGTTGTAG TGTGGAATCACAGGAAGTTCTTGATGCTGAACTGTCAGCTCGTGTGTTGCAATTGATAAATGTTACAGACAACGGTCTACATAGCCAG AGGTACAGTGAAGCAAGCAAGCAAAGACTTGATCGAGCTATTCTTACCTTCTTCCAGAATTTTCGTAAGTCTTACGTGGGTGACCAGGCAATGCATTCCTCCAAg CAGTTATATGCGCGGTTGTCTGAACTCCTTGGACTTAATGATCATCTTCAACTGTTGAATGTGATTGTCAGCAAGATTGCAACAAATCTCAAGTGTTACACTGAG AGTGAGGAGGTCATTGATCACACTTTGAGTTTGTTTCTGGAGCTGGCATCTGG ATATATGACAGGGAAGCTGCTTTTGAAATTGGATACCGTTAAATTCATTGTTGCAAATCATACG aggGAGCAGTTTCCTTTCTTGGAAGAATATAGATGTTCACGCAGTAGGACAACCTTCTACTACACCATTGGCTGGTTAATTTTTATGGAGGAAAGCCCTGTTAAATTTAAATCCTCAATGGAACCACTGTTGCAG gttttTATCAAATTGGAATCAACTCCTGAGTCGATGTTTCGCACCGATGCTGTAAAATATGCACTTATTGGGTTGATGAGAGATCTCCGAGGGATTGCTATGGCTACAAACAG TCGCAGAACGTATGGACTTCTATTTGATTGGTTGTACCCTGCACATATCCTTCTCCTCTTGAAAGGCATTTCTCATTGGACAGACACGCCAGAG GTAACAACCCCATTATTGAAATTCATGGCTGAGTTTGTGTTAAACAAAGCACAACGCTTGACTTTTGACTCATCTTCTCCCAATGGCATACTTCTTTTCCGAGAAGTCAGCAAACTAATTGTTGCTTATGGATCAAGGATTTTATCTCTCCCAAACCCAGCTGATATATATGCCTTCAAATACAAGGGAATATGGATTTCATTGACTATTTTAACTAGAG CCCTTGCTGGAAACTATGTCAACTTCGGGGTTTTTGAACTCTATGGTGACCGAGCACTTTCTGATGCACTGGATATTGCTTTAAAGATGACACTTTCAATTCCTTTGGCTGACATATTGGCATTTCGAAAG CTGACCAGGGCTTATTTTGCTTTTCTGGAGGTTCTATTCAGCAGTCATATTGTTTTTATTCTAAATCTTGACACAAGCACGTTCATGCATATAGCTGGTTCCCTCGAATCTGGCCTCAAAGGTCTGGATACAAATATCTCATCTCAG TGTGCCTCGGCTGTTGATAACTTGGCAGCTTTCTATTTCAACAACATCACCATGGGAGAGGCTCCATCTTCACCTGCTGCAATTAACCTCGCTCGCCACATTGTTGATTGCCCCACTTTCTTTCCAGAA
- the LOC103488430 gene encoding uncharacterized protein LOC103488430 isoform X4, producing the protein MELAQLEALCERLYNSQDSVERAHAENTLKCFSMNTDYISQCQYILDHALTPYALMLASSSLLKQVTDHSLALQLRLDIRGYLINYLATRGPDLQPFVSASLIQLLCRLTKFGWFDDDRFRDIVKESTNFLGQATSEHYAIGLKILNQLVSEMNQPNQGFPSTNHRRVACAFRDQALFQIFQISLTSLCQLKNDAGRLQELALSLSLKCLSFDFVGTSIDESSEEFGTVQIPSSWKPVLEDPSTLQIFFDYYAITKAPLSKEALECLVRLASVRRSLFTNDAARSKFLAHLMTGTKEILQTGQGLVDHDNYHEYCRLLGRFRVNYQLTELVNVEGYSDWIRLVAEFTLKSLHSWQWASSSVYYLLGLWSRLVASVPYLKGDAPSLLDEFVPKITEGFITSRLNSVQAGLQDDLSENPLDNVEVLQDQLDCFPYLCRFQYETSSLCIINIVEPILRTYTERARLQGSDNSELSVIEAKLAWVVHIIAAIVKIKQCTGCSVESQEVLDAELSARVLQLINVTDNGLHSQRYSEASKQRLDRAILTFFQNFRKSYVGDQAMHSSKLYARLSELLGLNDHLQLLNVIVSKIATNLKCYTESEEVIDHTLSLFLELASGYMTGKLLLKLDTVKFIVANHTREQFPFLEEYRCSRSRTTFYYTIGWLIFMEESPVKFKSSMEPLLQVFIKLESTPESMFRTDAVKYALIGLMRDLRGIAMATNSRRTYGLLFDWLYPAHILLLLKGISHWTDTPEVTTPLLKFMAEFVLNKAQRLTFDSSSPNGILLFREVSKLIVAYGSRILSLPNPADIYAFKYKGIWISLTILTRALAGNYVNFGVFELYGDRALSDALDIALKMTLSIPLADILAFRKLTRAYFAFLEVLFSSHIVFILNLDTSTFMHIAGSLESGLKGLDTNISSQCASAVDNLAAFYFNNITMGEAPSSPAAINLARHIVDCPTFFPEILKTLFEIVLFEDCGNQWSLSRPMLSLILISEQMFTDLKTQILASQAMDQHSRLSLCFEKLMADVTRSLDSKNKDKFTQNLTVFRHEFRLK; encoded by the exons ATGGAATTAGCTCAGTTAGAGGCATTGTGTGAAAGACTTTACAATTCTCAAGACTCTGTGGAGCGAGCCCATGCTGAAAACACTCTGAAATGCTTCTCCATGAATACTGATTACATTTCCCAGTGTCAATACATTCTCGACCATGCATTGACTCCCTATGCATTGATGCTTGCGAGTTCAAGCTTGCTGAAACAAGTCACCGATCATAGCCTAGCCCTGCAACTCCGTTTAGACATTC GAGGCTATCTTATTAACTACTTGGCCACTAGAGGGCCTGATTTGCAGCCTTTTGTCAGTGCATCTTTAATTCAGCTACTATGCCGACTCACTAAGTTCGGGTGGTTTGACGATGACCGGTTTCGAGACATTGTTAAAGAATCTACAAACTTCCTGGGACAG GCAACATCAGAACACTATGCTATTGGTTTGAAGATATTGAACCAACTTGTATCCGAGATGAATCAG CCTAATCAAGGATTCCCTTCAACAAATCATCGGAGAGTGGCTTGTGCCTTCAGGGACCAAGCGTTGTTCCAAATCTTCCAAATATCTTTAACATCCTTATGTCAGTTGAAGAACGATG CTGGTCGTTTGCAAGAATTAGCACTTTCTCTGTCGCTTAAGtgtttatcttttgattttgttGGGACCTCAATTGATGAAAGCTCAGAAGAGTTTGGGACTGTTCAG ATTCCATCTTCTTGGAAGCCAGTTTTGGAGGACCCTTCGACCCTACAGATATTTTTTGATTACTATGCCATTACTAAAGCGCCTCTTTCCAAGGAG GCACTGGAATGCTTGGTGCGACTAGCTTCTGTAAGACGTTCTTTGTTTACTAATGATGCCGCTCGTTCAAAATTTTTGGCCCATCTGATGACAGGAACTAAAGAAATCCTACAAACTGGGCAAG GTTTGGTTGATCATGATAATTACCATGAATATTGCCGTCTTCTTGGACGTTTTAGAGTGAATTATCAG CTGACTGAGCTTGTCAATGTGGAGGGCTATAGTGATTGGATACGTTTGGTGGCAGAGTTTACTTTGAAGTCCTTGCATTCTTGGCAG TGGGCTAGCAGCAGCGTTTACTATCTCTTAGGGCTATGGTCCAGATTGGTAGCATCTGTTCCATATTTGAAAGGCGATGCTCCAAGTTTATTGGATGAGTTTGTTCCTAAAATCACTGAAGGTTTCATCACATCAAGGTTGAACTCTGTGCAG GCTGGATTACAGGATGATCTTTCTGAGAATCCATTAGACAATGTTGAAGTCTTGCAGGATCAACTGGATTGTTTTCCATACCTCTGCAGATTTCAG TATGAAACAAGTAGTTTGTGCATCATAAATATCGTGGAGCCCATATTGCGAACATATACG GAAAGAGCTCGGCTTCAAGGTAGTGATAACAGTGAACTTTCTGTGATTGAAGCCAAACTTGCATGGGTTGTTCATATTATAGCTGCTATCGTTAAGATAAAACAATGCACTGGTTGTAG TGTGGAATCACAGGAAGTTCTTGATGCTGAACTGTCAGCTCGTGTGTTGCAATTGATAAATGTTACAGACAACGGTCTACATAGCCAG AGGTACAGTGAAGCAAGCAAGCAAAGACTTGATCGAGCTATTCTTACCTTCTTCCAGAATTTTCGTAAGTCTTACGTGGGTGACCAGGCAATGCATTCCTCCAAg TTATATGCGCGGTTGTCTGAACTCCTTGGACTTAATGATCATCTTCAACTGTTGAATGTGATTGTCAGCAAGATTGCAACAAATCTCAAGTGTTACACTGAG AGTGAGGAGGTCATTGATCACACTTTGAGTTTGTTTCTGGAGCTGGCATCTGG ATATATGACAGGGAAGCTGCTTTTGAAATTGGATACCGTTAAATTCATTGTTGCAAATCATACG aggGAGCAGTTTCCTTTCTTGGAAGAATATAGATGTTCACGCAGTAGGACAACCTTCTACTACACCATTGGCTGGTTAATTTTTATGGAGGAAAGCCCTGTTAAATTTAAATCCTCAATGGAACCACTGTTGCAG gttttTATCAAATTGGAATCAACTCCTGAGTCGATGTTTCGCACCGATGCTGTAAAATATGCACTTATTGGGTTGATGAGAGATCTCCGAGGGATTGCTATGGCTACAAACAG TCGCAGAACGTATGGACTTCTATTTGATTGGTTGTACCCTGCACATATCCTTCTCCTCTTGAAAGGCATTTCTCATTGGACAGACACGCCAGAG GTAACAACCCCATTATTGAAATTCATGGCTGAGTTTGTGTTAAACAAAGCACAACGCTTGACTTTTGACTCATCTTCTCCCAATGGCATACTTCTTTTCCGAGAAGTCAGCAAACTAATTGTTGCTTATGGATCAAGGATTTTATCTCTCCCAAACCCAGCTGATATATATGCCTTCAAATACAAGGGAATATGGATTTCATTGACTATTTTAACTAGAG CCCTTGCTGGAAACTATGTCAACTTCGGGGTTTTTGAACTCTATGGTGACCGAGCACTTTCTGATGCACTGGATATTGCTTTAAAGATGACACTTTCAATTCCTTTGGCTGACATATTGGCATTTCGAAAG CTGACCAGGGCTTATTTTGCTTTTCTGGAGGTTCTATTCAGCAGTCATATTGTTTTTATTCTAAATCTTGACACAAGCACGTTCATGCATATAGCTGGTTCCCTCGAATCTGGCCTCAAAGGTCTGGATACAAATATCTCATCTCAG TGTGCCTCGGCTGTTGATAACTTGGCAGCTTTCTATTTCAACAACATCACCATGGGAGAGGCTCCATCTTCACCTGCTGCAATTAACCTCGCTCGCCACATTGTTGATTGCCCCACTTTCTTTCCAGAA